The Lewinellaceae bacterium genome includes a region encoding these proteins:
- the lpxD gene encoding UDP-3-O-(3-hydroxymyristoyl)glucosamine N-acyltransferase has translation MQISAKELAILLKGTIEGDPDVVVHAPSKIEEGGEGTISFLGNRKYEQFAATTTASVLLVDESFQPPDLIKPTLLRVKDVYASIAILLEHFNRTQEIPSGVSSMAFVDITARLGEGVAVSRFAVVGKDTSIGANTIIYDQVYIGQDVVIGQDTIIYPGVRIMNGTQIGDRCIIHPNAVIGGDGFGFVNKADGTYEKITHVGNVVIEDDVEIGANTTIDRASIGSTFVRKGVKIDNLVMLGHNTEVDEHTVMASQAGVAGSTKIGKFCRIGGQVGFSGHIQVADKTMIQAQSGLAASITEEGTAVFGSPAIGYRDYIRSYSVFKQLPDLYKRLHQLEKTIEELKK, from the coding sequence ATGCAGATATCCGCTAAAGAATTAGCCATTTTATTGAAGGGCACCATCGAAGGAGATCCCGATGTTGTGGTGCATGCCCCTTCCAAGATTGAAGAAGGCGGCGAAGGAACCATTTCCTTCCTTGGAAATCGTAAGTATGAGCAGTTCGCTGCTACGACTACCGCTTCCGTTTTGCTGGTGGATGAATCTTTCCAACCCCCTGATCTCATTAAGCCAACCCTGTTACGGGTAAAGGATGTGTATGCTTCCATTGCCATTTTATTGGAACATTTCAACCGTACACAGGAGATACCCTCCGGCGTATCTTCCATGGCCTTCGTCGATATTACGGCCCGCCTCGGAGAAGGGGTTGCGGTAAGCCGCTTCGCCGTTGTAGGAAAGGACACCTCTATTGGCGCCAATACGATCATTTACGACCAAGTGTATATCGGTCAGGATGTGGTGATTGGTCAGGATACGATCATCTACCCGGGGGTACGCATCATGAACGGCACACAAATCGGCGACCGATGCATCATCCACCCCAATGCCGTGATCGGCGGCGATGGGTTCGGATTTGTGAACAAAGCTGACGGCACTTACGAGAAGATCACCCATGTGGGCAATGTGGTCATCGAAGATGATGTCGAAATTGGAGCCAATACGACCATCGACCGGGCCAGCATCGGCTCAACCTTCGTCAGAAAAGGCGTAAAGATCGACAATCTCGTCATGTTGGGACACAATACCGAAGTCGATGAACACACCGTCATGGCCAGCCAGGCCGGCGTGGCAGGGAGTACCAAAATAGGAAAATTCTGCCGCATCGGTGGACAAGTCGGTTTTTCGGGCCATATCCAGGTAGCCGACAAAACCATGATACAGGCCCAGAGCGGGCTCGCGGCATCCATCACGGAGGAGGGCACCGCTGTTTTCGGTTCCCCTGCCATTGGTTACAGGGATTACATCCGGTCCTACAGCGTATTCAAACAGTTGCCCGACCTTTACAAACGACTTCACCAACTGGAAAAGACAATAGAAGAATTAAAAAAATAA
- the lpxA gene encoding acyl-ACP--UDP-N-acetylglucosamine O-acyltransferase has protein sequence MTKSENNSRHIHPEAIIGPNVEIGPFTFVDKDVVIGEGTWIGPNVTIFEGARIGKNCKIFPGSVISGVPQDLKFAGETTTAEIGDNTTIREYVTINRGTSYAGKTVVGNNCLLMAYVHVAHDCIIHDNVILANNVNLAGHVEIDDWAIIEGMVGVQQFIEIGAHSFIAATSFVRKNVPPYIKAAREPLSYVGVNSVGLKRRNFKTEQINRIHEIYRILFVKGYSISNAMEIIQSDLEDSTEKEHILAFIKKSDSGIIKGFQQLPREQFL, from the coding sequence ATGACTAAATCAGAGAATAATAGCAGACACATCCATCCAGAGGCTATAATCGGGCCCAATGTAGAAATTGGCCCCTTTACATTTGTCGATAAGGATGTAGTCATTGGCGAAGGCACCTGGATCGGTCCGAATGTGACCATTTTTGAAGGAGCCAGGATCGGTAAAAATTGTAAAATTTTCCCCGGGTCCGTCATCTCGGGTGTTCCCCAGGATCTTAAATTTGCCGGAGAAACCACTACTGCCGAAATTGGAGACAATACCACCATCAGGGAATATGTCACTATCAACCGCGGTACCAGTTATGCCGGTAAAACGGTGGTTGGGAACAATTGCCTGCTCATGGCCTATGTGCATGTGGCCCACGACTGCATCATTCATGACAACGTCATCCTGGCCAATAATGTCAACCTGGCCGGTCATGTGGAGATCGACGACTGGGCGATCATAGAAGGCATGGTCGGCGTTCAGCAATTCATCGAGATCGGTGCCCACAGCTTTATCGCCGCCACCAGTTTTGTGCGAAAAAATGTGCCGCCTTATATCAAAGCCGCCAGGGAACCCTTATCTTACGTGGGGGTCAACAGCGTTGGACTTAAACGCCGCAATTTTAAAACCGAGCAGATCAACCGCATCCACGAAATTTACCGGATTCTCTTTGTCAAGGGATATAGCATCAGTAATGCGATGGAGATCATACAGTCCGACCTCGAAGACAGCACGGAAAAGGAACACATTCTCGCTTTTATCAAAAAGTCGGACTCAGGGATTATCAAGGGCTTTCAGCAACTGCCACGGGAGCAATTTCTGTAA
- a CDS encoding polyprenyl synthetase family protein produces MLQNRKEEMRTLASALRKELKHFEHLGVNKDLDPEIFRPLRTRLNGTPLRAYFAQKMYLIIRDRLGWNKKMHHSVSQNEALFLVKIPFVFEGIITIQYLHNQILDRKNGVNSPATIANNLLIANILKDNLYEYIESAFPESIQLKLTQTVRKAFKLVDIGQLIEKKHNTYQSFIQKDHLEEFQFAATMDPCIDFEGLEDFMDQLKSDLPRSLWEFTELYLKRIYLTCAALFTLNTSFLCDTLGIHQEEKKKLMKFATAYGMMRQIINDNADWVPASYELSTLSKLPEDAFSDLKNRNITLPLIFHLAESPRSIIAQWLAGSQKTLTASQEQEFALAILSDHSIFKSIQLSRLLATIANTFLEGEGEAEMLLSDTSQIAWWNKFLAPVIKTEAYKAYRKTGNYKRLKRLIARQTTLPTLSPIDEAIENEKKPVFWPLKLSLK; encoded by the coding sequence ATGCTCCAAAACAGAAAGGAAGAAATGCGTACCCTTGCCAGTGCGCTGAGGAAAGAGCTGAAACACTTTGAACACCTCGGAGTTAACAAAGACCTGGATCCGGAAATCTTCCGGCCTCTTCGCACCCGTCTGAACGGCACGCCACTGCGGGCTTATTTCGCTCAAAAAATGTATCTCATCATCCGGGATCGACTCGGATGGAACAAAAAGATGCATCATTCGGTATCTCAAAACGAAGCCTTATTTTTGGTAAAAATCCCTTTTGTTTTCGAAGGGATCATCACCATTCAATATCTCCACAACCAGATCCTTGACCGGAAAAACGGGGTAAACTCTCCAGCAACCATAGCCAACAACCTGCTGATTGCCAATATTTTAAAAGATAATTTATACGAATATATAGAATCTGCGTTCCCGGAAAGCATTCAACTGAAACTCACCCAAACGGTACGAAAAGCCTTCAAACTCGTCGATATCGGGCAACTGATCGAAAAAAAACACAATACCTATCAAAGTTTCATCCAAAAGGACCACCTTGAGGAATTTCAGTTTGCGGCAACAATGGATCCATGCATTGATTTCGAGGGGCTGGAAGATTTTATGGATCAGCTGAAAAGTGACCTTCCAAGATCCCTTTGGGAATTTACGGAACTTTACCTTAAAAGGATCTACCTGACCTGCGCTGCGCTTTTTACGCTCAATACATCATTCCTTTGCGACACGCTGGGCATTCACCAGGAAGAGAAGAAAAAGTTGATGAAGTTTGCCACCGCTTATGGCATGATGCGGCAAATTATCAATGATAATGCCGATTGGGTGCCGGCTTCCTATGAATTATCGACTTTGAGTAAATTGCCGGAAGACGCCTTCAGTGATCTCAAAAACCGGAATATTACCCTGCCGCTGATCTTTCACCTGGCAGAATCTCCCCGGAGCATTATCGCTCAATGGCTGGCAGGTTCACAAAAAACACTCACTGCGAGTCAGGAACAAGAATTTGCACTCGCGATTTTGTCCGATCACTCTATTTTCAAATCCATCCAGCTGAGCCGGCTTCTGGCAACCATTGCCAATACCTTTTTAGAAGGAGAAGGCGAAGCAGAGATGCTCCTATCAGACACCAGTCAGATTGCCTGGTGGAATAAGTTCCTCGCACCGGTGATCAAAACAGAAGCTTACAAAGCATACAGGAAAACCGGAAACTACAAACGTTTAAAAAGACTGATCGCCCGACAAACTACTTTACCTACTCTGAGTCCAATTGATGAAGCCATCGAAAACGAAAAAAAACCGGTCTTCTGGCCGTTAAAACTCAGCCTGAAATAA
- a CDS encoding bifunctional UDP-3-O-[3-hydroxymyristoyl] N-acetylglucosamine deacetylase/3-hydroxyacyl-ACP dehydratase yields the protein MKQKTIKQEVTIKGTGLHTGQAAIMCIKPAPENHGIKFQRTDLEGHPFITADVGKVSTTLRGTTLEQGKASISTVEHILSALAGLHIDNVLIEIDGPEIPILDGSAKQFVEAILEAGIEEQKENREYFILEEPVVYKDEATGTEIMALPSDKFEAIVMIDFNSPVLGQQYMDFNEKTDYVSEIASCRTFVFLHELEALADSNLIKGGSLDNAVIIANKAMPQDELDALAKKLGERSIGLSGEGIINTELRFNNEPARHKLLDLLGDMYLLGKPVKAKIVATKPGHKANTEFTKLLREQYMQQRKLKGKPKYDPDVPPLLDTKEVMKRLPHRAPFLLIDKIIELSDEHVVGVKSVTFNEYYFQGHFPGNPIMPGVLQIEAMAQTGGILALSTVEDEGNWDTYFLKIENAKFKHFVVPGDTILFKMELLAPIRRGICQMRGTAYVGNKIVSEADLTAQIVNRG from the coding sequence ATGAAACAGAAGACCATTAAACAAGAGGTTACCATCAAGGGTACCGGTTTGCATACCGGCCAGGCCGCTATTATGTGCATCAAACCTGCCCCTGAAAACCATGGTATTAAGTTTCAGCGGACAGATCTGGAAGGACATCCATTCATCACCGCAGATGTGGGTAAAGTATCCACCACACTGAGAGGCACCACCCTGGAACAGGGCAAAGCCAGTATCAGTACCGTGGAGCACATACTCTCCGCACTCGCCGGTTTACATATCGATAATGTGCTCATTGAAATTGACGGACCGGAAATTCCCATCCTGGACGGCAGTGCCAAACAGTTCGTAGAAGCGATCCTGGAAGCAGGCATCGAAGAACAAAAAGAGAATCGTGAATATTTCATCCTCGAAGAACCTGTCGTTTATAAAGATGAAGCCACCGGCACGGAAATCATGGCCCTGCCTTCCGATAAATTCGAGGCCATTGTTATGATCGATTTCAACTCTCCCGTGCTGGGCCAACAGTATATGGACTTTAATGAGAAGACGGATTATGTCAGTGAAATTGCTTCCTGCCGGACTTTCGTTTTTCTTCATGAACTGGAAGCCCTGGCCGACAGCAACCTCATCAAAGGCGGCTCCCTCGACAATGCCGTCATCATTGCCAACAAAGCCATGCCACAGGATGAACTGGACGCCCTGGCAAAAAAACTGGGCGAACGCTCTATAGGCCTCAGCGGCGAAGGCATTATCAATACTGAATTGCGTTTCAATAACGAACCCGCCCGACACAAACTGCTCGACCTATTGGGGGATATGTACCTGCTCGGCAAACCCGTAAAAGCCAAAATTGTGGCGACAAAACCAGGACACAAAGCCAATACAGAGTTCACGAAGTTGCTTCGGGAGCAATACATGCAACAGCGCAAGTTAAAGGGGAAACCCAAATACGATCCCGATGTTCCTCCATTACTCGACACCAAAGAAGTGATGAAACGACTGCCCCACAGAGCCCCCTTCCTGCTAATTGATAAAATCATAGAACTATCTGACGAGCATGTTGTTGGTGTAAAAAGTGTTACATTTAATGAGTATTATTTCCAGGGACATTTTCCGGGAAACCCGATCATGCCAGGGGTTTTACAAATTGAAGCCATGGCGCAGACTGGTGGAATCCTCGCCCTCTCTACGGTGGAAGATGAAGGAAACTGGGACACTTATTTTCTTAAAATAGAAAATGCAAAATTTAAACATTTTGTGGTTCCAGGAGATACCATTCTTTTTAAGATGGAACTCCTGGCACCTATCCGGCGTGGCATATGCCAAATGAGAGGGACTGCCTATGTAGGCAACAAAATCGTATCGGAAGCAGACCTCACCGCCCAAATAGTTAATCGCGGATAG